One region of Pseudomonas alvandae genomic DNA includes:
- the der gene encoding ribosome biogenesis GTPase Der, protein MVPVIALVGRPNVGKSTLFNRLTRTRDAIVGDLSGLTRDRQYGEAKWQGRTYILVDTGGISGDEHGMDEKMAEQSLLAIEEADVVLFLVDAKAGFTAADQMIAEHLRKRNKRSYVVANKVDNIDPDMARAEFAPLGMGQAIPIAGAHGRGITQMLEIALADFPKDDEDEPEEGEEEIVAEGEEAKRIPGPSEKDGIKIAIIGRPNVGKSTLVNRMLGEDRVIVYDQPGTTRDSIYIPFERNEEKYTLIDTAGVRKRGKIHEEVEKFSVVKTLQAIKDANVVIFVMDAREGVVDHDLNLLGFALEAGRALVIAINKWDGMTPSERDYVKVELQRRLFFVDFADIHFISALHGTGVGNLYASVQNSFKSAVTRWPTNRLTQILEDAVGEHAPPMVNNRRIKLRYAHLGGANPPIIVIHGNQIEKVPKSYVRYLENTYRRVLKLVGTPIRIEFKGGENPYEGNKNTLTDRQVNKKRRLMSHHKKADKKRRDKR, encoded by the coding sequence ATGGTTCCCGTAATCGCCCTGGTGGGCCGACCGAACGTCGGCAAGTCCACCTTGTTCAACCGCCTGACCAGGACTCGCGACGCCATCGTCGGCGACTTGTCCGGTCTGACCCGTGATCGCCAATACGGTGAGGCCAAGTGGCAAGGGCGTACCTATATTCTGGTCGACACCGGCGGCATCTCCGGTGATGAACACGGCATGGACGAAAAAATGGCCGAGCAGTCTCTGCTCGCCATCGAAGAAGCCGATGTGGTGCTGTTCCTGGTAGACGCCAAGGCCGGTTTTACCGCCGCCGACCAGATGATCGCCGAGCATTTGCGCAAGCGTAACAAGCGTTCCTACGTGGTCGCCAACAAGGTCGACAACATCGACCCGGACATGGCCCGCGCCGAGTTCGCGCCGTTGGGCATGGGCCAGGCGATCCCGATCGCCGGTGCCCACGGACGCGGCATCACCCAGATGCTGGAAATCGCCCTGGCTGATTTCCCCAAGGATGACGAAGACGAGCCGGAAGAAGGCGAGGAAGAAATCGTTGCCGAGGGCGAGGAAGCCAAGCGCATCCCGGGCCCGAGCGAAAAAGACGGGATCAAGATCGCGATCATCGGTCGCCCGAACGTCGGCAAGTCGACCTTGGTCAACCGCATGCTCGGCGAAGACCGGGTCATCGTCTACGACCAGCCCGGCACCACCCGCGACAGCATCTACATCCCCTTCGAGCGTAACGAAGAGAAGTACACGCTGATCGACACCGCCGGTGTGCGCAAGCGCGGCAAGATCCACGAAGAAGTCGAAAAGTTCTCCGTGGTGAAAACGCTGCAGGCGATCAAGGACGCCAACGTGGTGATCTTCGTGATGGACGCCCGCGAAGGCGTGGTGGATCACGACCTGAACCTGCTGGGCTTTGCCCTGGAAGCCGGTCGTGCGCTGGTCATCGCGATCAACAAGTGGGACGGCATGACGCCGAGCGAGCGCGACTACGTGAAGGTCGAATTGCAGCGCCGGCTGTTCTTCGTCGACTTCGCCGACATCCACTTCATCTCGGCCCTGCACGGCACGGGCGTGGGCAACCTCTACGCTTCGGTGCAGAATTCGTTCAAGTCGGCTGTCACCCGCTGGCCGACCAACCGCCTCACCCAGATCCTCGAAGACGCCGTTGGCGAGCACGCGCCACCGATGGTCAACAATCGTCGGATCAAGCTGCGCTACGCCCACTTGGGTGGCGCCAACCCGCCGATCATTGTGATCCACGGCAACCAGATCGAGAAAGTGCCCAAGTCGTACGTTCGCTATCTGGAGAACACTTATCGTCGCGTCCTGAAGTTGGTCGGCACCCCGATCCGCATCGAGTTCAAGGGCGGCGAGAACCCGTACGAAGGCAACAAGAACACGCTCACCGACCGCCAGGTCAACAAGAAGCGCCGCTTGATGTCGCACCACAAGAAGGCCGACAAGAAGCGCCGCGACAAGCGCTGA
- a CDS encoding tetratricopeptide repeat protein, which translates to MSSTEDEQLADLKDWWTRNGKPLVTGGLLALVIVFGWQAYQKYQSNQSQGASMLYQQLLETTLTPDGKPDAARVADLAGKLNKEFGGTAYAQYGSLFVAKVAVDSGKLDDAATELKAIVDKPANPTLGEVARQRLAQVLAAQNKTEDALKLLDGDADKAFLATREELKGDLLVQLGRADEAHAAYQKAKAALSDEAAVGGLQIKLDDLAKGDA; encoded by the coding sequence GTGTCGAGTACCGAAGATGAACAGCTGGCGGATTTGAAGGACTGGTGGACGCGCAACGGCAAGCCGCTGGTCACTGGCGGCCTGTTGGCGCTGGTCATCGTGTTCGGCTGGCAGGCCTACCAGAAATACCAGAGCAACCAGTCGCAAGGCGCCTCGATGCTCTACCAGCAATTGCTGGAAACCACCCTGACCCCGGACGGCAAGCCTGACGCGGCCCGCGTGGCGGACCTGGCCGGCAAGCTGAACAAAGAGTTCGGCGGCACCGCCTACGCCCAGTACGGCAGCCTGTTCGTGGCAAAGGTCGCGGTAGACAGCGGCAAGCTGGACGATGCGGCCACCGAGCTGAAAGCGATCGTCGACAAGCCGGCCAACCCGACCCTGGGCGAAGTCGCGCGTCAGCGCCTGGCGCAGGTGCTGGCGGCACAGAACAAGACCGAAGACGCCTTGAAGCTGCTCGACGGCGACGCCGACAAGGCGTTCCTGGCGACTCGCGAAGAACTCAAGGGCGACCTGCTGGTACAGCTGGGCCGTGCCGATGAGGCCCATGCGGCCTACCAAAAAGCCAAGGCTGCGCTGTCGGATGAAGCCGCGGTCGGTGGCCTGCAAATCAAGCTGGACGACCTGGCCAAAGGGGATGCGTGA
- a CDS encoding peptidoglycan DD-metalloendopeptidase family protein, whose product MPRYLASLLLLCLTFNAYADSYITRLLNKPVPGGVAVVDLGSAAQAPKATYQGKPVLVVKEQQSWLAIVGIPLTVQPGTQQISSGGSTQPFVVGYKKYPEQHITLKNTRQVNPNPADLKRINAELAVQLKAYRSFSPNIPSNLLLDKPVNGPLSSKFGVRRFFNGEERNPHAGLDFAVPAGTPIKTPAAGKVILTGNYFFNGNTVFVDHGQGFISMFCHMSKIDVKVGQQLARGAVVGKVGATGRATGPHMHWNISLNDARVDPAIFIGAFQP is encoded by the coding sequence ATGCCGCGATATCTCGCCTCATTGCTCTTGCTGTGCCTGACCTTCAACGCCTACGCCGACAGCTACATCACTCGCCTGCTGAACAAACCGGTGCCCGGCGGCGTGGCCGTGGTGGACCTGGGCAGCGCGGCCCAGGCGCCCAAAGCCACCTACCAGGGCAAACCGGTGCTGGTGGTCAAGGAACAGCAGAGTTGGCTGGCAATTGTCGGCATTCCGCTGACGGTCCAACCCGGCACGCAGCAGATCAGCAGCGGCGGCAGTACCCAGCCCTTCGTGGTCGGCTACAAAAAGTACCCCGAGCAGCACATCACGCTGAAAAACACGCGCCAGGTCAACCCGAACCCGGCGGACCTCAAGCGCATCAACGCCGAGCTCGCGGTGCAGTTGAAGGCCTACCGCAGCTTCAGCCCGAACATTCCCAGCAACCTGTTGCTGGACAAACCGGTCAACGGTCCGCTGTCGAGCAAGTTCGGCGTGCGTCGTTTCTTCAACGGTGAAGAACGCAACCCCCACGCCGGCCTGGACTTCGCCGTGCCCGCTGGCACGCCGATCAAGACCCCGGCCGCCGGCAAGGTGATCCTCACCGGCAATTACTTCTTCAATGGCAACACGGTGTTTGTCGACCATGGCCAAGGCTTCATCAGCATGTTCTGCCACATGTCGAAGATCGACGTGAAGGTCGGCCAGCAACTGGCCCGCGGCGCGGTGGTCGGCAAGGTCGGCGCCACCGGTCGCGCGACCGGGCCGCACATGCACTGGAACATCAGCCTGAATGATGCGCGGGTGGATCCGGCGATTTTTATCGGTGCGTTTCAACCCTGA
- the leuA gene encoding 2-isopropylmalate synthase, whose protein sequence is MSMLKDPSSKYRAFPTINLPDRTWPSKTITAAPIWCSSDLRDGNQSLIEPMDAVKKLRFWKTLVAVGVKEIEASFPAASQTDFDFVRTLIEEGHIPDDTTIQVLTQAREDLIARTFESLRGAKKAIVHLYNATCPSFRRIVFNQDKEGVKEIAVNAAKLFVKYAAQQPETQWQFEYSPETFSATELEFAKEVCDAVIEVWNPTPERKVILNLPATVEVATPNIYADQIEWFHRNITRRDSVLISLHTHNDRGTGVAATELGLMAGADRVEGCLFGNGERTGNVDLVTVALNLYTQGINPELDFSDIDGVRKVVEECNQIPVHPRHPYVGDLVHTAFSGSHQDAIRKGFAQQKPDTLWEVPYLPIDPADIGRSYEAVIRVNSQSGKGGIAYLLEQEYGISLPRRMQIEFSQVVQRETDRLGLEMTAQQIHALLQREYLQANTPYALVSHRLQEENGNSAVEVEVASKGQGETNLHWRGRGNGALEALVAGLPIPVEIMDYNEHAIGAGTNAKAAAYIELRVNGERAVHGVGIDENITTASFKALFSALNRSLSQPEAKAA, encoded by the coding sequence ATGAGCATGCTCAAAGACCCGTCTTCGAAATACCGCGCGTTCCCGACCATCAACCTGCCGGATCGCACCTGGCCGTCGAAGACCATCACCGCCGCGCCGATCTGGTGCAGTTCCGACCTGCGCGATGGCAACCAGTCGCTGATCGAGCCGATGGACGCAGTCAAGAAGCTGCGCTTCTGGAAGACCCTCGTTGCAGTAGGCGTGAAGGAAATCGAAGCATCGTTCCCAGCGGCGTCGCAGACCGACTTCGATTTCGTGCGCACCCTCATCGAAGAAGGCCACATCCCGGACGACACCACCATCCAGGTGCTGACCCAGGCCCGTGAAGACCTCATCGCCCGCACCTTCGAATCCTTGCGTGGCGCGAAGAAGGCCATCGTCCACCTGTACAACGCCACCTGCCCGTCGTTCCGCCGCATCGTGTTCAACCAGGACAAGGAAGGCGTGAAGGAAATCGCGGTGAACGCGGCCAAGCTGTTCGTCAAATACGCCGCCCAGCAGCCGGAAACCCAGTGGCAGTTCGAATACTCGCCAGAAACCTTCAGCGCCACCGAGCTGGAGTTCGCCAAGGAAGTCTGCGACGCCGTGATCGAAGTGTGGAACCCGACGCCTGAGCGCAAGGTGATCCTCAACCTGCCGGCCACCGTGGAAGTCGCCACCCCGAACATCTACGCCGACCAGATCGAGTGGTTCCACCGCAACATCACTCGTCGTGACAGCGTGCTGATCAGCCTGCACACCCACAACGACCGTGGCACCGGCGTGGCCGCTACCGAACTGGGCCTGATGGCCGGCGCCGACCGTGTCGAAGGCTGCCTGTTCGGCAACGGCGAACGCACCGGTAACGTCGACTTGGTGACCGTGGCGCTGAACCTCTACACCCAGGGCATCAACCCTGAACTGGATTTCTCCGACATTGACGGCGTGCGCAAAGTGGTCGAAGAGTGCAACCAGATTCCGGTGCACCCACGTCACCCGTACGTCGGCGACCTGGTTCACACCGCCTTCTCCGGTTCGCACCAGGACGCCATCCGCAAGGGCTTTGCCCAGCAGAAACCGGACACCCTGTGGGAAGTGCCGTACCTGCCGATCGACCCGGCCGACATTGGCCGCAGCTACGAGGCAGTGATTCGTGTGAACAGCCAGTCGGGCAAGGGCGGCATCGCCTACCTGCTGGAACAGGAATACGGCATCAGCCTGCCGCGTCGCATGCAGATCGAGTTCAGCCAGGTGGTGCAGCGCGAGACCGATCGCCTGGGCCTGGAGATGACCGCCCAGCAGATCCATGCCTTGCTGCAGCGTGAATACCTGCAAGCCAACACCCCGTACGCGCTGGTCAGCCATCGCCTGCAGGAAGAAAACGGCAACAGCGCCGTGGAAGTGGAAGTGGCAAGCAAGGGCCAGGGCGAAACCAACCTGCACTGGCGCGGCCGAGGCAACGGCGCCCTGGAAGCGCTGGTGGCCGGCCTGCCGATTCCGGTGGAAATCATGGACTACAACGAGCACGCCATCGGCGCCGGCACCAATGCCAAGGCCGCGGCGTACATCGAACTGCGGGTCAACGGCGAGCGTGCGGTGCACGGCGTGGGCATCGACGAAAACATCACCACGGCGAGCTTCAAGGCACTGTTCAGCGCACTGAACCGCTCGCTGAGCCAGCCGGAAGCCAAGGCGGCTTGA
- the bamB gene encoding outer membrane protein assembly factor BamB, with protein sequence MRDVIRWKHAALLALAILAAGCSSNSKKELPPAELTDFKEEVVLQKQWSRSIGDGQGETYNMLVPAIDGDTIYAGDVTGVVMAMDRMNGDVKWEKDLELPVSGAVGVGYGLVMIGTLKGEIVALDASSGEEKWRARVTSEVLAPPATNGDVVVVQTQDDRLIGLDAATGNQRWLYDSTPAVLTLRGTSAPIVTNRLAVAGLSTGKVVALDISNGVPVWEQRVAIPQGRSELERVVDIDGGLLLSGGTLYVASYQGRVAALDLESGRVLWQRDASSYAGVAQGFGSVYVSLSSGTVEGVDERSTTALWSNDSLARRQLSAPEVFSSYVAVGDLEGYLHLLSQVDGRFVGRERIDSDGLRARPLVVGSMIYVYGNSGKLEALTIK encoded by the coding sequence ATGCGTGACGTGATCCGTTGGAAACATGCAGCATTGCTGGCCCTGGCCATTCTGGCCGCGGGTTGCAGCAGCAACAGCAAGAAAGAACTGCCTCCGGCCGAACTGACCGACTTCAAAGAAGAAGTCGTGCTGCAGAAGCAATGGAGCCGTTCCATCGGTGACGGCCAGGGTGAAACCTACAACATGCTGGTGCCGGCCATCGACGGCGACACCATTTATGCCGGCGACGTCACGGGCGTCGTCATGGCCATGGATCGCATGAACGGCGACGTGAAGTGGGAGAAAGATCTCGAACTGCCTGTGTCCGGCGCCGTTGGCGTGGGTTACGGGCTGGTCATGATCGGCACGCTCAAGGGTGAGATCGTCGCCCTGGACGCGAGCAGCGGTGAAGAGAAATGGCGCGCCCGCGTGACCAGTGAAGTCCTCGCACCGCCCGCCACCAACGGCGACGTGGTCGTGGTCCAGACCCAGGATGACCGCCTGATCGGCCTGGATGCCGCCACCGGCAACCAGCGCTGGTTGTATGACAGCACTCCGGCGGTACTGACCTTGCGCGGCACCAGTGCGCCGATCGTCACCAACCGCCTCGCGGTGGCTGGCTTGTCGACCGGTAAAGTCGTTGCCCTGGACATTTCCAACGGCGTGCCGGTCTGGGAACAGCGTGTAGCGATCCCTCAAGGTCGTTCGGAGTTGGAACGTGTAGTCGACATCGACGGCGGCCTGCTGCTGTCCGGCGGTACGCTGTATGTCGCCAGCTACCAGGGGCGCGTTGCGGCGCTGGACCTGGAAAGCGGTCGCGTGCTGTGGCAGCGCGATGCTTCCAGCTACGCCGGTGTCGCCCAGGGTTTTGGCAGCGTCTATGTGAGCCTGTCCTCGGGCACGGTCGAAGGCGTCGATGAGCGTTCCACCACCGCGTTGTGGAGCAACGATTCCCTGGCCCGTCGTCAACTGTCGGCCCCGGAAGTGTTCTCCAGCTACGTTGCAGTGGGTGACCTGGAAGGTTACCTGCACCTGCTCAGCCAGGTGGACGGTCGTTTCGTCGGCCGTGAGCGCATCGACAGCGACGGCCTGCGTGCCCGTCCGCTGGTGGTGGGCAGCATGATTTATGTGTATGGCAACAGCGGCAAACTGGAAGCCCTGACCATCAAGTAA
- a CDS encoding pyridoxal phosphate-dependent aminotransferase: MITSKLPNVGITIFTQMSQLAAQTGALNLSQGFPDFDGPQALRDAVGRHIAQGHNQYSPMTGLPVLRQQIAAKIARSYGASVDADQEVTVTPGATQAIFCAIAAVVNSGDEVIVFDPAYDSYEPSVQLAGGRCVHVPLGLDDFAIDFQKLGEALSPRTRMIILNTPHNPSGALISRAELDQLAALIRDRDIYLISDEVYEHLVFDGVPHVSVLAHEELYRRAFVVSSFGKTYHVTGWKTGYVVAPAALTAELRKVHQYVSFCGVTPLQYALADYMAEHPEHVDELPGFYQAKRDLFCDLLAPSRFSFKRVAGTYFQLVDYSQIRPDLNDVDMALWMTREHGVATIPISVFYQNPPQGQRLVRLCFAKREETLREAAEKLCVI, encoded by the coding sequence ATGATCACCAGCAAGTTGCCGAACGTCGGCATCACGATTTTCACCCAGATGTCACAGCTCGCCGCACAGACCGGCGCGCTGAACCTGTCCCAGGGGTTTCCCGATTTCGATGGCCCGCAAGCCCTGCGCGATGCGGTCGGCCGGCACATTGCCCAAGGCCACAACCAATATTCGCCCATGACCGGCCTGCCGGTGCTGCGCCAGCAGATCGCGGCGAAAATCGCCCGCAGCTATGGCGCCAGTGTCGATGCCGATCAGGAAGTCACCGTGACCCCTGGCGCGACCCAGGCGATTTTCTGCGCTATTGCGGCGGTGGTTAACAGTGGCGACGAAGTCATCGTCTTCGACCCAGCCTACGACAGCTACGAGCCTTCCGTGCAACTGGCCGGCGGGCGTTGCGTGCATGTGCCACTGGGCCTGGACGATTTCGCCATCGATTTCCAGAAGCTCGGCGAAGCCCTGAGCCCGCGCACGCGCATGATCATCCTCAACACGCCGCACAACCCCAGCGGAGCGTTGATCAGCCGCGCCGAGCTGGACCAATTGGCGGCCTTGATCCGTGATCGTGACATCTACCTGATCAGCGACGAAGTCTACGAGCACCTGGTATTCGACGGCGTGCCTCATGTCAGCGTACTTGCCCATGAGGAACTGTATCGCCGCGCCTTCGTGGTCAGTTCGTTCGGCAAGACCTACCACGTCACGGGCTGGAAAACCGGCTACGTCGTCGCGCCTGCCGCCCTGACGGCGGAGCTGCGCAAAGTGCATCAGTACGTCAGCTTCTGCGGCGTGACGCCATTGCAGTATGCGTTGGCCGACTACATGGCCGAGCACCCCGAACACGTCGATGAACTGCCAGGCTTCTATCAGGCCAAACGCGACCTGTTCTGTGATCTGCTGGCACCGTCGCGGTTCAGCTTCAAGCGCGTCGCCGGCACTTACTTCCAACTGGTCGATTACTCGCAGATCCGCCCAGACCTCAATGACGTCGACATGGCGCTGTGGATGACCCGCGAACACGGCGTGGCGACCATTCCGATTTCGGTCTTCTACCAGAACCCGCCGCAGGGCCAGCGCCTGGTGCGCTTGTGCTTTGCCAAGCGCGAGGAGACGCTGCGTGAAGCGGCGGAAAAACTATGCGTGATCTGA
- the hisS gene encoding histidine--tRNA ligase, translating into MSKSLQAIRGMNDILPEQTPLWRYFEGTVARLLDNYGYRQIRMPIVEFTELFKRSIGEVTDIVEKEMYTFDDRNGDSLTLRPEGTAACVRAVLEHGITGGGQVQKLWYVGPMFRHERPQKGRYRQFHQIGLEVFNLEGPDIDAELIVMTWRLWGELGLRDAVKLELNSLGTSESRGRYREALVEFLSAHVDKLDEDSQRRMKTNPLRVLDTKNPETQAILVDAPKMADYLDDESRAHFEGLKARLDAVGIPYVINPKLVRGLDYYSKTVFEWVTDKLGAQGTVCAGGRYDGLVEQMGGKPTPGVGFAMGIERLVLMLEALDKVPEELSRQVDVYLCAFGEAAELAALSLSERVRDQLPNLRLQINAGAGSFKSQFKKADKSGALYALILGDDELAQQVVGFKPLRGQGEQQSIAWDALAAHLATCVVQG; encoded by the coding sequence GTGAGCAAGTCTCTGCAAGCCATTCGTGGCATGAACGACATCCTGCCCGAGCAGACGCCCCTGTGGCGTTATTTCGAGGGCACCGTGGCGCGTTTGCTGGATAACTACGGTTATCGGCAGATTCGCATGCCGATCGTCGAGTTCACCGAGCTGTTCAAACGCTCCATTGGTGAAGTCACCGACATCGTCGAAAAAGAGATGTACACCTTCGACGACCGCAACGGCGATTCCCTGACCCTGCGCCCCGAAGGCACGGCGGCCTGTGTGCGTGCAGTGCTCGAGCACGGCATCACCGGCGGCGGCCAGGTGCAGAAGCTCTGGTACGTTGGCCCGATGTTCCGCCACGAGCGCCCGCAGAAAGGCCGTTATCGCCAGTTCCACCAGATCGGTCTCGAGGTGTTCAACCTCGAGGGGCCGGACATCGACGCCGAGCTGATCGTCATGACCTGGCGCCTGTGGGGCGAGCTGGGGCTGCGTGATGCGGTCAAGCTCGAGCTCAACAGCCTGGGCACCAGTGAATCCCGCGGTCGCTACCGCGAAGCGTTGGTGGAGTTTCTCTCCGCGCACGTGGACAAGCTGGATGAAGACAGCCAGCGCCGCATGAAGACCAACCCGCTGCGCGTGCTCGACACCAAGAATCCGGAAACCCAGGCGATCCTGGTGGACGCGCCGAAAATGGCCGACTACCTCGACGACGAGTCCCGTGCGCACTTCGAAGGGCTGAAGGCTCGCCTCGACGCCGTGGGAATCCCCTACGTGATCAACCCGAAGTTGGTTCGCGGCCTGGACTACTACAGTAAGACCGTCTTCGAATGGGTCACCGACAAGCTCGGCGCCCAGGGCACCGTGTGTGCCGGCGGCCGCTACGACGGCCTGGTGGAGCAGATGGGCGGCAAGCCGACCCCGGGCGTGGGCTTTGCCATGGGCATCGAGCGCCTGGTGTTGATGCTTGAGGCGCTGGACAAGGTGCCTGAAGAGCTGTCCCGTCAGGTCGACGTCTACCTGTGCGCCTTTGGCGAGGCTGCCGAGCTGGCCGCCCTGTCGTTGAGCGAGCGGGTTCGCGACCAGTTGCCCAACCTGCGCCTGCAGATCAACGCCGGTGCCGGCAGCTTCAAGAGCCAATTCAAGAAGGCCGACAAGAGCGGTGCGCTGTACGCATTGATCCTCGGTGACGACGAACTGGCCCAACAAGTGGTAGGTTTCAAACCCCTGCGTGGCCAGGGCGAACAACAAAGTATTGCCTGGGATGCGCTTGCTGCACACCTGGCCACCTGCGTCGTGCAGGGTTGA
- a CDS encoding amidohydrolase has translation MRDLSALPNLNIALIQTTLAWHDRRANLEHFDALLEQARGADLIILPEMFTTGFSMESETLAEPENGPASKWLKDQAAKLDAVITGSVIVQAADGSHRNRLLWARPDGEVLHYDKRHLFRMAGEHNHYTPGDQQVLFELKGWRIRPLICYDLRFPAWSRDAEDTDLLLYTANWPGARRHHWNRLLPARAIENLCYVAAVNRIGTDGKGFAYTGDSQVLDFQGETLLSAGEADGVFTVCLSAADLAAYRTRFPANLDADRFEFIY, from the coding sequence ATGCGTGATCTGAGTGCCTTGCCCAACCTGAACATTGCCTTGATCCAGACCACGCTGGCCTGGCACGACCGCCGGGCCAACCTGGAGCATTTCGACGCGTTGCTTGAGCAGGCGCGCGGGGCGGACTTGATCATCCTGCCGGAAATGTTCACCACCGGTTTTTCCATGGAATCCGAGACCCTGGCGGAGCCTGAAAACGGACCCGCCAGCAAGTGGCTCAAGGACCAGGCGGCGAAACTGGATGCGGTAATCACCGGCAGCGTGATCGTCCAGGCCGCCGATGGCAGCCATCGCAATCGCTTGCTGTGGGCGCGGCCGGACGGCGAAGTGCTGCATTACGACAAGCGCCATCTGTTCCGCATGGCGGGCGAGCATAACCACTACACACCGGGCGACCAGCAGGTGCTGTTCGAGCTCAAGGGCTGGCGGATTCGCCCGTTGATCTGCTACGACCTGCGCTTCCCTGCATGGAGTCGCGACGCCGAGGACACTGACCTGTTGCTGTATACCGCCAACTGGCCGGGCGCCCGGCGCCATCACTGGAACCGGCTTCTGCCGGCGCGGGCCATCGAAAACCTGTGCTACGTAGCGGCGGTTAACCGGATCGGCACTGACGGCAAGGGCTTCGCCTATACCGGCGACAGCCAGGTGCTGGACTTCCAGGGCGAAACCCTGCTCAGCGCTGGCGAAGCCGACGGAGTGTTCACCGTGTGCCTGAGCGCGGCGGACCTGGCAGCTTATCGCACGCGGTTTCCGGCCAACCTGGACGCCGACCGTTTCGAGTTTATTTATTGA